The following coding sequences are from one Streptomyces angustmyceticus window:
- the idi gene encoding isopentenyl-diphosphate Delta-isomerase encodes MPITPANGQTAGDPAVSTPGGAAEPIMLELVDEDGTTIGTAEKLAAHQAPGQLHRAFSVFLFDEKGRLLLQRRALGKYHSPGVWSNTCCGHPYPGEAPFVAAARRTSEELGLAPTLLAEAGTVRYNHPDPASGLVEQEYNHLFVGLVRAEPAPDPEEIGEIAFVTPEELAERHAQAPFSAWFMTVLDAARPAVRELTGRSAGW; translated from the coding sequence ATGCCGATCACACCTGCCAACGGACAGACCGCCGGGGACCCGGCGGTGAGCACACCGGGCGGCGCCGCCGAACCGATCATGCTGGAGCTGGTCGACGAGGACGGTACGACGATCGGCACCGCGGAGAAGCTCGCGGCCCACCAGGCTCCCGGTCAGCTGCACCGGGCGTTCTCCGTCTTCCTCTTCGACGAGAAGGGGCGGCTGCTGCTGCAGCGCCGGGCCCTGGGGAAGTACCACTCCCCCGGTGTGTGGTCCAACACCTGCTGCGGCCACCCCTACCCCGGTGAGGCGCCGTTCGTGGCCGCGGCCCGGCGGACCTCGGAGGAGCTGGGCCTGGCGCCCACCCTGCTGGCGGAGGCGGGCACCGTGCGCTACAACCATCCCGATCCGGCCTCCGGCCTGGTGGAGCAGGAGTACAACCACCTGTTCGTCGGGCTGGTGCGGGCCGAGCCGGCGCCCGACCCCGAGGAGATCGGCGAGATCGCCTTCGTGACGCCGGAGGAGCTGGCCGAGCGGCATGCCCAGGCGCCGTTCTCGGCGTGGTTCATGACCGTGCTGGACGCGGCGCGTCCGGCGGTGCGCGAGCTCACAGGACGTTCGGCGGGCTGGTAG
- a CDS encoding ATP-binding protein — translation MPSGPPAEPPEELTSPLAYEGVWRFTAPALEASVPQARHAVRDLLAEQRVPVAAEIMDGLLLIVSELVTNAVRHAALLSPQIAVQVTIGANWLRVAVEDNHPYRPKALEAEQGDVGGRGLWLVKTLTAEAGGKCDVENTRSGGKAIWAELPLTPLATSPPNVL, via the coding sequence ATGCCTTCCGGACCCCCCGCAGAACCCCCCGAAGAGCTGACCTCCCCGCTCGCGTACGAAGGTGTCTGGCGGTTCACCGCCCCGGCACTGGAGGCTTCGGTGCCGCAGGCACGTCACGCGGTCCGGGATCTGCTCGCCGAACAGCGTGTGCCCGTGGCCGCCGAGATCATGGACGGCCTGCTGCTCATCGTCTCCGAACTCGTCACCAACGCCGTCCGGCACGCGGCCCTGCTCTCGCCCCAGATCGCCGTCCAGGTCACCATCGGGGCGAACTGGCTACGGGTCGCGGTCGAGGACAACCACCCCTACCGCCCCAAGGCACTGGAGGCGGAACAGGGTGATGTCGGCGGCCGCGGACTGTGGCTCGTCAAGACGCTCACCGCGGAGGCGGGCGGCAAGTGCGACGTCGAGAACACGAGGAGCGGCGGCAAGGCCATCTGGGCCGAGCTGCCGCTCACCCCGCTCGCTACCAGCCCGCCGAACGTCCTGTGA
- a CDS encoding ABC-F family ATP-binding cassette domain-containing protein has translation MSATLVAKDLAAGHGERVLFSGLDLVVAPGDVVGLVGANGAGKSTLLRLLAGLDTPEDGSLALSPPTATVGHLPQEPDRRPGETVRAFFARRTGVTDAQLALDTATQALVDERPGADDAYATALERWLALGAADLDERAEETAAQLGLSIGLDQPMTTLSGGQAARASLASLLLSRYDVFLLDEPTNDLDLDGLHRLESFVTGLRAGTVLVSHDREFLTRTVTRVVELDLAQQQVNTYGGGYTSYLEERERARRHAREQYEEYADTRAALETRAHTQRNWMEKGVKNARRKAPDNDKIGRKARVEATEKQAAKAKQTQRLIERLDVVEEPRKEWELRMEIAAAPRAGAVVATLRGAGLRRGDFRFGPVDLQIDWADRVAITGPNGSGKSTLLAALLGRLPLETGHAALGPGVVVGEVDQARGRLFGAHGLGDQPLMDAFRACVPDLPPADVRTLLAKFGLKAAHVLRPARTLSPGERTRAALALLQGRGVNLLVLDEPTNHLDLPAIEQLESALASYPATLLLVTHDRRMLEAVHTTRRIEVDGGRITDRAV, from the coding sequence ATGTCAGCAACTCTCGTCGCCAAAGACCTCGCCGCCGGCCACGGCGAGCGCGTCCTGTTCTCCGGCCTCGACCTGGTCGTCGCCCCCGGCGACGTGGTCGGCCTCGTCGGCGCCAACGGCGCGGGCAAGTCCACGCTGCTGCGCCTGCTGGCCGGCCTGGACACCCCGGAGGACGGCTCGCTCGCGCTGAGCCCGCCCACCGCCACGGTCGGCCACCTCCCCCAGGAGCCCGACCGCCGCCCCGGAGAGACCGTCCGCGCCTTCTTCGCCCGCCGTACCGGCGTGACCGACGCCCAGCTCGCCCTGGACACCGCCACCCAGGCGCTGGTCGACGAGCGGCCCGGAGCCGACGACGCCTACGCCACGGCGCTGGAGCGCTGGCTCGCGCTGGGCGCCGCCGACCTCGACGAGCGCGCCGAGGAGACCGCCGCACAGCTCGGCCTGTCCATCGGCCTCGACCAGCCGATGACCACGCTCTCCGGCGGCCAGGCCGCCCGCGCCTCCCTCGCCTCGCTGCTGCTCTCCCGCTACGACGTCTTCCTGCTGGACGAGCCGACCAACGACCTCGACCTGGACGGCCTGCACCGCCTGGAGTCCTTCGTCACGGGGCTGCGGGCCGGCACCGTCCTGGTGAGCCACGACCGCGAGTTCCTGACCCGCACGGTCACCCGCGTCGTCGAACTCGACCTCGCCCAGCAGCAGGTCAACACCTACGGCGGCGGCTACACCTCCTATCTGGAGGAGCGCGAGCGGGCCCGGCGCCACGCGCGCGAACAGTACGAGGAGTACGCCGACACCAGGGCCGCCCTGGAGACCCGGGCGCACACCCAGCGCAACTGGATGGAGAAGGGCGTCAAGAACGCCCGCCGCAAGGCACCCGACAACGACAAGATCGGCCGCAAGGCCCGGGTGGAGGCCACCGAGAAGCAGGCCGCCAAGGCCAAGCAGACCCAGCGCCTGATCGAGCGGCTCGACGTCGTCGAGGAGCCGCGCAAGGAGTGGGAGCTGCGGATGGAGATCGCCGCCGCGCCCCGGGCCGGCGCGGTCGTGGCCACCCTGCGCGGCGCCGGCCTGCGGCGCGGCGACTTCCGCTTCGGCCCGGTGGACCTGCAGATCGACTGGGCGGACCGGGTCGCCATCACCGGCCCCAACGGCTCCGGCAAGTCGACCCTGCTCGCCGCCCTCCTCGGCAGGCTCCCGCTGGAGACGGGGCACGCCGCCCTGGGCCCCGGCGTGGTGGTCGGCGAGGTCGACCAGGCCCGCGGCCGGCTCTTCGGCGCGCACGGCCTGGGCGACCAGCCGCTGATGGACGCCTTCCGGGCCTGCGTCCCCGACCTGCCGCCCGCCGACGTCCGCACCCTGCTGGCGAAGTTCGGGCTGAAGGCGGCGCATGTGCTGCGCCCGGCGCGCACCCTGTCGCCGGGGGAGCGGACCCGGGCCGCGCTGGCCCTCCTCCAGGGCCGCGGGGTCAACCTCCTCGTCCTGGACGAGCCGACCAACCACCTCGACCTGCCGGCCATCGAGCAGCTGGAGTCCGCCCTCGCGTCGTACCCGGCCACCCTGCTGCTGGTCACCCACGACCGCCGGATGCTCGAAGCGGTGCACACCACCCGCCGGATCGAGGTCGACGGCGGACGGATCACCGACCGGGCGGTCTGA
- a CDS encoding enoyl-CoA hydratase/isomerase family protein, with product MEPGLKTHVSDGTATVTISNPGKRNAMTVPMWRELPPLLARLAADRAVRSLVLTGEGGTFCAGADIGSLRDPAGESQGLAAAAEEALAAFPKPTLAAIRGYCVGGGTQLAAACDLRFAEEGALFGVTPAKLGVAYPAGATRRLVRVAGLSTAKYLLFSGELIDCARALRTGLVDEVLAEGELVKRVAEFSAVLASRSLLTQTAAKELADGTWDVPPAEAAVRGAYWAAQARASGDIAEGAAAFLERRAPRFSWPTD from the coding sequence ATGGAACCCGGCCTGAAGACGCATGTCAGCGACGGCACAGCGACCGTCACCATCAGCAACCCCGGCAAGCGGAACGCCATGACCGTGCCGATGTGGCGGGAGCTGCCGCCGCTGCTGGCACGGCTGGCGGCCGACCGGGCCGTCCGGTCGCTGGTGCTGACCGGCGAGGGCGGGACGTTCTGCGCGGGCGCCGACATCGGCTCGCTGCGGGACCCGGCGGGTGAGTCGCAGGGCCTGGCGGCGGCGGCCGAGGAGGCGCTCGCGGCGTTCCCCAAGCCGACGCTGGCGGCGATACGCGGCTACTGCGTGGGCGGCGGCACCCAGTTGGCGGCCGCCTGCGATCTGCGGTTCGCGGAGGAGGGCGCGCTGTTCGGGGTGACGCCGGCCAAGCTGGGGGTCGCCTATCCGGCGGGCGCCACCCGGCGGCTGGTCCGGGTGGCCGGGCTGTCCACCGCCAAGTACCTGTTGTTCTCGGGTGAGTTGATCGACTGCGCACGGGCGCTGCGCACCGGACTGGTGGACGAGGTGCTGGCCGAGGGCGAGCTGGTCAAGCGGGTGGCGGAGTTCTCGGCGGTCCTGGCGAGCCGGTCGCTGCTGACGCAGACCGCGGCGAAGGAGCTGGCCGACGGGACGTGGGACGTGCCGCCGGCCGAGGCCGCGGTGCGCGGCGCTTACTGGGCCGCGCAGGCCCGCGCGAGCGGCGACATCGCCGAGGGTGCCGCCGCCTTCCTGGAGCGCAGGGCGCCGCGTTTCAGCTGGCCCACGGACTGA
- a CDS encoding DJ-1/PfpI family protein, whose translation MQLAILLFDGFTTLDAVGPYETLSRLPGAETVFVAERTGPHRNDLGSLGLVADATLGEVTAPDILVVPGGAGQADQMADGPVHEWIRAVDAGTTWTTSVCTGSLILAAAGLLKGRRATSHWLALDQLPALGAEPTGERVVFDGKYVTAAGVSSGIDMGLTLAGRIAGDAVAQEIQLGIEYDPQPPYDAGSPDKAPAEITAMMREGGRALLTGRQ comes from the coding sequence ATGCAGCTCGCGATCCTTCTCTTCGACGGCTTCACCACACTGGACGCCGTCGGCCCCTACGAAACCCTCAGCCGGCTGCCCGGCGCCGAAACGGTGTTCGTCGCCGAGCGCACCGGCCCGCACCGCAATGACCTCGGTTCGCTCGGGCTGGTCGCCGACGCCACGCTGGGCGAGGTCACCGCGCCGGACATCCTCGTCGTGCCCGGCGGCGCGGGGCAGGCCGATCAGATGGCGGACGGCCCGGTGCACGAGTGGATCCGCGCCGTGGACGCCGGCACCACCTGGACCACCTCGGTGTGCACCGGCTCGCTGATCCTGGCCGCCGCGGGCCTCCTCAAGGGGCGCCGGGCGACCTCCCACTGGCTCGCGCTGGACCAGCTCCCGGCGCTGGGGGCCGAGCCGACCGGGGAACGGGTGGTCTTCGACGGCAAGTACGTCACGGCGGCCGGCGTCTCGTCCGGCATCGACATGGGGCTGACGCTGGCCGGCCGGATCGCCGGGGACGCCGTGGCCCAGGAGATCCAGCTCGGCATCGAGTACGACCCGCAGCCGCCCTACGACGCGGGCTCCCCGGACAAGGCCCCGGCCGAGATCACCGCGATGATGCGGGAGGGGGGCCGGGCCCTGCTGACCGGGCGGCAGTGA
- a CDS encoding GlxA family transcriptional regulator has protein sequence MEQREVLVVLFDGVQALDVSGPVEVFHGATLETPGAYRIRTAGLDDAPVRTTSGLALVPDTTLAAAGPPHTLLVPGGDGTRTPDPRLIDWLRGNAHHARRKVSVCSGALLLAEAGLLDGRRATTHWMLCDTLAARFPAVRVEPEPIYVRDGDVATSAGVTAGIDLALALVEEDLGRDVALSIARHLVVFLRRPGNQTQFSAQLAAQTAQRRPLRDVQQWITENPAGDLSVDALAERARLSPRHFARAFRDEVGMTPGRYVDRVRLEAARRHLEDSADGIEQVARCCGYGTPEAMRRAFLRVLGASPAEYRRRFRTVGPPLISS, from the coding sequence ATGGAACAGCGCGAGGTGCTCGTCGTCCTCTTCGACGGAGTGCAGGCTCTTGACGTCTCCGGACCGGTCGAGGTCTTCCACGGAGCGACCCTGGAAACCCCGGGCGCCTACCGGATCCGCACCGCCGGCCTTGACGACGCCCCGGTCCGCACCACCAGCGGGCTGGCCCTGGTCCCCGACACCACCCTCGCCGCCGCCGGGCCGCCGCACACCCTGCTGGTGCCCGGCGGTGACGGCACCCGCACCCCCGATCCCCGGCTGATCGACTGGCTGCGCGGCAACGCCCACCACGCCCGGCGGAAGGTCTCGGTGTGCAGCGGAGCGCTGCTGCTGGCCGAGGCCGGGCTGCTGGACGGCCGCCGGGCGACGACCCACTGGATGCTCTGCGACACCCTTGCCGCACGGTTCCCCGCGGTACGGGTCGAGCCCGAACCGATCTACGTACGGGACGGTGATGTGGCCACCTCCGCGGGCGTGACGGCCGGTATCGACCTCGCCCTGGCCCTGGTGGAGGAGGACCTGGGCCGGGATGTCGCGCTGAGCATCGCCCGCCACCTGGTCGTGTTTCTGCGCCGGCCCGGCAACCAGACCCAGTTCAGTGCCCAGCTCGCCGCGCAGACCGCACAGCGCAGACCGCTGCGCGACGTCCAGCAGTGGATCACCGAGAACCCGGCGGGGGACCTCTCCGTGGACGCCCTCGCCGAGCGCGCCCGCCTCTCCCCGCGGCACTTCGCCCGTGCCTTCCGCGACGAAGTGGGCATGACGCCGGGGCGCTATGTCGACCGGGTCCGGCTGGAGGCCGCCCGACGGCATCTGGAGGACTCCGCCGATGGCATCGAGCAGGTGGCGCGCTGCTGTGGCTACGGCACCCCCGAGGCGATGCGCCGCGCGTTCCTGCGCGTCCTGGGCGCCTCTCCGGCCGAATACCGCCGCCGCTTCCGGACCGTCGGACCACCCCTCATCTCTTCCTGA
- a CDS encoding SCO6745 family protein, with the protein MTTSSALPEQAGRTCHNVVNPFHSTHYFAPELAAEMAKAGVENRRAAYFACRAAAMGAVGPGTVTATFYNFKHELIAEHVPAVWTVTTPEAVLEARLRAVDATLRRLLGKETVESPEMAEAARLALRAVEGCSRQARPLYAAHADQPVPDAPHLAYWHAATLLREHRGDGHLLALLDAELDGLEALVSHTASGRGMSYQGVMATRGWSEEDWAAAQERLRTRGLLDAEGELTEEGVRLRKDLERRTDRLDRAPYEHLGAEGVARLTELATGFTTAAMNAGAFPAALFGK; encoded by the coding sequence ATGACCACTTCCAGCGCACTGCCCGAGCAGGCCGGCCGGACCTGCCACAACGTCGTCAACCCGTTCCACTCCACGCACTACTTCGCGCCGGAGCTCGCCGCGGAGATGGCCAAGGCGGGCGTCGAGAACCGCAGGGCCGCCTACTTCGCGTGCCGCGCGGCGGCCATGGGCGCGGTGGGCCCCGGCACCGTCACGGCCACCTTCTACAACTTCAAGCACGAGCTGATAGCCGAGCACGTCCCGGCCGTCTGGACGGTCACCACGCCCGAGGCCGTGCTGGAGGCCCGGCTTCGCGCCGTCGACGCCACGCTGCGCCGGCTGCTGGGCAAGGAGACCGTCGAGTCGCCGGAGATGGCGGAGGCGGCGCGGCTGGCGCTGCGCGCCGTCGAGGGCTGCAGCCGACAGGCGCGGCCGCTGTACGCCGCGCACGCCGACCAGCCGGTGCCCGACGCCCCGCACCTGGCCTACTGGCACGCCGCGACGCTGCTGCGCGAACACCGCGGCGACGGCCACCTGCTGGCCCTGCTCGACGCCGAACTCGACGGGCTGGAGGCGCTGGTCTCCCACACCGCCAGCGGCCGCGGGATGAGCTACCAGGGCGTCATGGCGACCCGTGGCTGGTCGGAGGAGGACTGGGCGGCGGCGCAGGAGCGGCTGCGGACCCGCGGTCTGCTGGACGCGGAGGGCGAGTTGACCGAGGAGGGCGTCCGGCTGCGCAAGGACCTGGAGCGCAGGACGGACCGGCTGGACCGGGCGCCGTACGAGCACCTGGGCGCCGAGGGCGTGGCCCGGCTCACCGAGCTGGCGACCGGTTTCACCACGGCCGCCATGAACGCCGGGGCGTTCCCCGCCGCGCTGTTCGGCAAGTGA
- a CDS encoding Tex family protein: MTASTEPIGTPGSIEARIAGELGVKERQVKAAVELLDGGSTVPFIARYRKEATETLDDAQLRSLEERLRYLRELEERRSAILESVRSQGKLDDALEAQIRGAESKARLEDIYLPFKPKRRTKAQIAREAGLEPLADGLLSDPSVEPAAAAAAFVDDGKGVADAAAALEGARAILTERFGEDADLIGELRERMWSRGRVAAKVREGKEEAGAKFADYFDFAEPFTELPSHRVLAMLRGEKEEILDLQLEPEDPSAATEGPSSYEQSIAHRFGIADRGRPGDKWLQDTVRWAWRTRVQVHLGIDLRLRLRQAAEDEAVRVFASNLRDLLLAAPAGTRATMGLDPGFRTGVKVAVVDATGKVAATETIYPHVPQQKWDASLATLAKLAREHDVELIAIGNGTASRETDKLAADLIAAQPELKLTKVMVSEAGASVYSASAFASQELPDLDVSLRGAVSIARRLQDPLAELVKIDPKSIGVGQYQHDLSEVKLSRSLDAVVEDCVNGVGVDVNTASAPLLSRVSGIGSGLAENIVAHRDSNGPFRSRKALKDVARLGPKAYEQCAGFLRIRGGDDPLDASSVHPEAYPVVRRMVKSAGSEVGSLIGNTAVLRSLNAADFVDDSFGLPTVGDILQELEKPGRDPRPVFKTATFKEGVEKIGDLQPGMLLEGVVTNVAAFGAFVDVGVHQDGLVHVSAMSKTFVKDPRDVVKPGDIVRVKVLDVDIPRKRISLTLRLDDEHGKGAPAGGGERRGGGERRGGNGGGQREGGGRGGAPRQRQGGGGQRGGDRRGGRDAAPANDAMADALRRAGLLGTERGGR; this comes from the coding sequence GTGACGGCATCCACTGAGCCCATCGGGACTCCCGGGTCCATCGAAGCGAGGATCGCCGGGGAGCTCGGCGTCAAGGAGCGGCAGGTGAAGGCCGCGGTCGAACTGCTCGACGGCGGCTCGACGGTTCCGTTCATCGCGCGCTACCGCAAGGAAGCCACCGAGACGCTCGACGACGCGCAGCTGCGCTCGCTCGAGGAGCGGCTGCGCTATCTGCGGGAGCTGGAGGAGCGGCGGTCCGCGATCCTGGAGTCCGTACGGTCCCAGGGCAAGCTGGACGACGCCCTGGAGGCGCAGATCCGCGGCGCCGAGTCCAAGGCGCGGCTGGAGGACATCTACCTCCCGTTCAAGCCCAAGCGGCGCACCAAGGCGCAGATCGCGCGGGAGGCGGGCCTGGAGCCGCTCGCCGACGGACTGCTGAGCGATCCGTCGGTGGAGCCGGCCGCGGCCGCCGCGGCGTTCGTGGACGACGGCAAGGGCGTGGCCGACGCGGCGGCGGCGCTGGAGGGCGCGCGGGCCATCCTGACCGAGCGGTTCGGCGAGGACGCGGACCTGATCGGCGAGCTGCGCGAGCGGATGTGGTCGCGCGGGCGGGTCGCGGCGAAGGTGCGCGAGGGCAAGGAGGAGGCGGGCGCGAAGTTCGCCGACTACTTCGACTTCGCCGAGCCGTTCACCGAGCTTCCCTCGCACCGGGTGCTGGCGATGCTCCGCGGCGAGAAGGAGGAGATCCTCGATCTCCAGCTGGAGCCGGAGGACCCGTCGGCGGCGACCGAGGGCCCCAGCTCCTACGAGCAGTCCATCGCGCACCGCTTCGGCATCGCCGACCGGGGCCGGCCCGGCGACAAGTGGCTGCAGGACACGGTCCGTTGGGCCTGGCGCACCCGGGTGCAGGTGCACCTCGGGATCGATCTGCGGCTGCGGCTGCGGCAGGCCGCCGAGGACGAGGCGGTACGGGTCTTCGCCTCGAACCTGCGCGATCTGCTGCTGGCGGCGCCCGCCGGTACCCGCGCCACGATGGGCCTGGACCCCGGCTTCCGTACGGGCGTGAAGGTCGCCGTGGTGGACGCGACCGGCAAGGTGGCCGCCACGGAGACCATCTACCCCCATGTGCCGCAGCAGAAGTGGGACGCCTCGCTGGCCACCCTGGCGAAGCTGGCCCGTGAGCACGATGTCGAGCTGATCGCGATCGGCAACGGCACCGCCTCCCGCGAGACCGACAAGCTGGCGGCCGATCTGATCGCCGCGCAGCCGGAGCTGAAGCTGACGAAGGTGATGGTCTCCGAGGCCGGCGCCTCGGTGTACTCCGCCTCCGCGTTCGCCTCGCAGGAGCTGCCGGACCTGGACGTCTCGCTGCGCGGCGCGGTGTCCATCGCCCGCCGGCTGCAGGACCCGCTGGCCGAGCTGGTCAAGATCGACCCGAAGTCGATCGGTGTCGGCCAGTACCAGCACGACCTGTCCGAGGTGAAGCTGTCGCGCTCGCTGGACGCGGTGGTCGAGGACTGCGTGAACGGCGTCGGCGTGGACGTCAACACCGCCTCGGCGCCGCTGCTCTCGCGGGTGTCGGGCATCGGCTCGGGGCTCGCCGAGAACATCGTGGCGCACCGGGACAGCAACGGCCCGTTCCGCTCCCGTAAGGCCCTCAAGGACGTGGCACGGCTCGGCCCGAAGGCGTACGAGCAGTGCGCGGGCTTCCTGCGGATCCGGGGCGGCGACGACCCGCTGGACGCCTCCAGCGTGCACCCGGAGGCGTACCCGGTGGTGCGCCGGATGGTGAAGTCGGCGGGCAGCGAGGTCGGTTCGCTGATCGGCAACACGGCGGTGCTGCGCTCGCTGAACGCCGCGGACTTCGTCGACGACTCCTTCGGTCTGCCGACGGTCGGCGACATCCTGCAGGAGCTGGAGAAGCCGGGCCGCGACCCGCGCCCGGTCTTCAAGACCGCGACCTTCAAGGAGGGCGTGGAGAAGATCGGCGACCTGCAGCCGGGGATGCTCCTGGAGGGCGTGGTGACCAATGTCGCCGCCTTCGGGGCGTTCGTGGACGTCGGCGTCCATCAGGACGGTCTGGTGCATGTCTCCGCGATGTCGAAGACCTTCGTCAAGGACCCGCGGGACGTGGTCAAGCCCGGCGACATCGTGCGGGTCAAGGTGCTCGACGTCGACATCCCCCGGAAGCGGATCTCGCTGACGCTGCGGCTGGACGACGAGCACGGCAAGGGCGCGCCGGCCGGCGGCGGCGAGCGGCGCGGTGGCGGCGAGCGCCGGGGCGGCAACGGCGGCGGACAGCGCGAGGGCGGCGGCCGGGGCGGCGCGCCGCGGCAGCGGCAGGGCGGCGGCGGACAGCGCGGCGGTGACCGCCGGGGCGGCCGCGACGCCGCGCCGGCCAACGACGCGATGGCGGACGCCCTGCGGCGGGCCGGGCTCCTGGGCACGGAGCGCGGCGGCCGCTGA